In Desulfuribacillus alkaliarsenatis, the following proteins share a genomic window:
- the cobA gene encoding uroporphyrinogen-III C-methyltransferase, which produces MSKGKVYLIGAGPGDPGLITVKGLECIKKAEVLVYDRLSSPRLLAHASTDCELIYVGKKPDRHTLRQEEINQLLVDKALEGKVVTRLKGGDPCIFGRVGEEAELLVDNGLEFEIVPGITSGIAVPAYAGIPVTHRDYNSSFAIVTGHEDPEKNESNIDWSKLATATGTIAFYMGISNLPSIVSNLVKHGRPATTPVALIRWGTRPEQWTLTGTLETIVEIVEREQFTSPAIILVGEVVKLREKLNWYEKKPLFGQRVLVTRARSQASDLSDMIEELGGEPYEFPTIKILPPVDRKPIDAALNELSTFDWVIFTSPNGVSHFMKYLKENKVDIRNFGNAKIACVGPKTAEILEGYGLNVDVLPAQFIAEGLLDAIEDQLKPGQKVLLPRADIARKMLPEELKKRGLEVTEIDTYETKMDASNADEVVELLQEKRIQIITFTSSSTASNFYEALTSTGQDVLELIKGVKIVSIGAMTTQTCQKLGFEVAIEAEESTLNGLVNATIEVAKK; this is translated from the coding sequence ATGTCTAAGGGAAAAGTATATTTAATCGGAGCAGGCCCTGGAGACCCAGGTCTAATTACAGTAAAAGGTTTAGAGTGCATTAAAAAGGCAGAGGTTTTAGTCTATGACCGTTTATCAAGTCCAAGATTATTAGCCCATGCAAGTACTGATTGTGAGTTAATCTATGTTGGTAAAAAGCCAGATCGCCACACATTACGCCAAGAGGAAATCAATCAATTACTTGTAGATAAAGCCTTAGAGGGTAAAGTTGTTACCCGTTTAAAGGGTGGAGATCCTTGTATCTTTGGTCGAGTAGGTGAAGAAGCTGAACTACTTGTAGATAACGGTTTAGAATTTGAAATCGTTCCTGGTATTACATCAGGAATTGCCGTTCCAGCATACGCAGGTATTCCAGTAACACATAGAGACTATAACTCTTCATTTGCAATTGTTACGGGACACGAAGACCCTGAGAAGAATGAATCTAATATTGATTGGTCTAAATTAGCGACTGCTACAGGCACTATCGCTTTCTATATGGGAATCTCTAATCTTCCTAGTATCGTAAGTAACCTAGTGAAGCACGGTCGTCCAGCGACAACTCCAGTAGCACTAATTCGCTGGGGAACACGTCCAGAGCAATGGACACTAACAGGTACCCTTGAGACAATTGTAGAAATCGTTGAGCGTGAGCAGTTCACATCACCAGCAATTATCTTAGTTGGTGAAGTAGTTAAATTAAGAGAGAAGCTTAACTGGTACGAAAAGAAACCGTTGTTTGGTCAACGCGTTCTTGTTACTAGGGCTAGAAGTCAAGCAAGCGACCTATCTGATATGATTGAAGAGCTTGGTGGCGAGCCGTATGAGTTCCCAACTATTAAAATATTGCCTCCAGTTGATAGAAAGCCTATCGATGCAGCATTAAATGAGCTTTCAACATTTGACTGGGTAATTTTTACAAGCCCTAATGGTGTTTCACACTTTATGAAATATTTAAAAGAAAACAAGGTCGATATCCGTAACTTTGGCAATGCTAAAATTGCCTGTGTTGGACCAAAAACAGCAGAAATCCTTGAAGGTTATGGTTTAAATGTAGACGTGCTTCCAGCACAATTCATCGCTGAAGGCTTACTAGATGCTATTGAAGATCAGCTTAAGCCAGGACAAAAAGTCCTGCTTCCACGTGCCGACATTGCGCGCAAGATGCTTCCAGAAGAGCTAAAGAAGCGTGGACTAGAGGTAACAGAAATAGATACCTACGAGACAAAGATGGATGCAAGTAACGCAGATGAAGTGGTTGAGCTATTACAGGAGAAAAGAATTCAAATTATTACCTTTACAAGCTCATCAACAGCTAGCAATTTCTATGAAGCATTAACTAGTACTGGTCAAGATGTGCTAGAGCTAATTAAAGGCGTGAAGATTGTCAGCATTGGTGCGATGACAACACAAACATGTCAAAAGCTAGGCTTTGAAGTAGCAATTGAAGCTGAAGAGTCCACATTAAACGGCTTAGTAAATGCAACTATTGAAGTAGCAAAAAAATAG
- the hemA gene encoding glutamyl-tRNA reductase, which produces MYILAAGINYRTAPVEIREKFTFTKDEVPDVLQKIRSMNSIMECSLVATCNRTEFYFIVDNIHCGEQNLLMFLQEYFNTDRSEFRQYLYTHANERAIIHLFKVACGLDSMVLGETQILGQVREAYDVALANNTIGTILKQLLPHAICVGKRCHTETDIGKNAVSISYAAIELAKKIFGQLNDKQVLIIGAGKMSELTAKHLNSSGVEQVYVVNRTYQRAQELAEKFNGIAVEWENIEDSLSEVDIVVSSTGATDFVIDKKIMERVMIRRKNRPIFMIDIAVPRDLDPEINEVDGVFLYDIDELEGVVEANKKLREQEVNVIDTIIEEEIDNFSTWLDTLEVIPLIKALKHKTDAIYENTMESLYNKLPDLSEREKKVIRKHTKSIINQILKQPITHAKEVAGKKYSKEQIELIAEIFGVLEEPCYKANVVKLGNRKPKSTVCSVKSEKYLASIGRL; this is translated from the coding sequence ATGTACATTTTGGCCGCTGGTATTAATTACCGAACTGCACCGGTAGAGATTCGGGAAAAATTCACATTCACCAAAGATGAAGTTCCTGATGTTCTACAAAAAATACGATCAATGAATAGTATTATGGAGTGTTCTTTAGTAGCGACGTGTAATCGCACGGAGTTCTATTTCATTGTTGATAATATTCATTGTGGTGAGCAGAACCTATTAATGTTTCTGCAAGAGTATTTCAACACTGATCGTTCTGAATTTAGGCAATATCTATATACCCATGCTAACGAACGAGCTATAATTCATTTGTTCAAAGTTGCCTGTGGTTTAGATTCTATGGTGCTTGGTGAAACACAAATCTTAGGACAGGTACGTGAGGCATATGATGTTGCATTAGCAAATAACACAATAGGAACGATTCTTAAACAGCTACTACCACACGCGATTTGTGTTGGTAAACGCTGTCATACTGAAACAGATATTGGGAAGAATGCTGTTTCTATTAGTTATGCTGCAATAGAGCTAGCAAAGAAGATTTTTGGTCAGTTAAACGATAAGCAAGTATTAATTATCGGCGCTGGTAAAATGAGTGAATTGACGGCAAAGCATCTAAATAGCTCAGGCGTTGAACAGGTTTATGTAGTAAACCGTACATACCAGCGAGCACAGGAACTTGCTGAGAAATTTAATGGTATTGCGGTAGAGTGGGAGAATATTGAAGACTCATTATCAGAAGTGGACATCGTTGTAAGTTCAACGGGGGCCACTGACTTTGTCATTGACAAAAAGATTATGGAGCGAGTAATGATTAGACGTAAAAATCGTCCGATTTTTATGATTGATATAGCTGTTCCTCGTGATTTGGATCCAGAAATCAATGAGGTAGATGGTGTATTCCTGTATGATATTGACGAGCTCGAAGGTGTTGTAGAAGCGAATAAGAAATTACGTGAGCAAGAAGTTAACGTCATCGATACAATCATCGAAGAGGAGATAGATAATTTCAGCACTTGGCTTGACACCCTAGAGGTAATCCCACTGATAAAAGCCTTAAAGCACAAAACAGATGCTATCTATGAAAACACAATGGAAAGCTTATACAATAAGCTTCCAGACCTATCAGAACGTGAGAAGAAAGTAATTCGCAAGCATACAAAAAGCATTATTAATCAGATTCTAAAGCAGCCTATCACCCATGCAAAAGAAGTAGCAGGCAAGAAATATTCAAAGGAACAAATTGAATTGATTGCCGAAATCTTTGGCGTTTTAGAAGAACCCTGTTATAAGGCCAATGTCGTTAAGCTTGGGAATCGTAAGCCTAAATCTACAGTATGCTCAGTAAAATCTGAGAAGTACCTAGCTTCCATTGGCCGCTTGTAA
- the ahbA gene encoding siroheme decarboxylase subunit alpha, translated as MVEYQLDTIDKKLLNQLQSQFPLVAEPFLELGRRLDVSEQEVMSRIENLKKQKVIRQISPIFDTKSLGYNSSLVAAKVKPEQLEAAAEIINQHPGVSHNYERAHEFNLWFTIAIPPDSKLGLTGSVELLGKLAGVDSIRLLPTLKLFKIGVKLDLESNGGARMSDEPVYDHKSAPTDTKLSDEEIRLIREVQGNLEVVSRPFDKVADKVGISVDELLDYLIRYKETGHMRRFAAVLHHRQAGFQVNTMGVWAVPEERIDEVGQTLAKFSAVSHCYRRPSYPDWPYNVFTMIHGRDREDCENILQDMANTVDIHERSALYSLREFKKIRVTYFAQDIQDWEDKHIK; from the coding sequence ATGGTAGAATACCAATTAGATACAATTGATAAAAAGCTATTAAACCAATTACAGTCACAGTTTCCATTAGTGGCAGAACCGTTTTTAGAGTTGGGGAGGCGCTTAGATGTCTCAGAACAAGAGGTTATGAGTCGCATCGAAAACTTAAAAAAGCAGAAGGTAATTCGTCAGATATCCCCTATTTTTGATACTAAAAGCCTAGGGTATAACTCAAGCCTTGTGGCAGCTAAGGTTAAGCCTGAGCAGCTTGAGGCAGCGGCAGAAATAATTAATCAGCACCCAGGAGTTAGTCATAATTATGAGCGGGCCCATGAATTTAATCTGTGGTTTACGATTGCTATACCACCAGATAGCAAGCTCGGTTTAACGGGATCGGTAGAATTATTAGGAAAGCTTGCGGGCGTAGACTCAATCCGTTTGTTACCGACACTTAAGCTTTTTAAGATAGGTGTTAAGCTAGATTTAGAAAGCAACGGTGGCGCTCGTATGTCTGATGAGCCAGTATATGATCATAAATCAGCACCGACAGACACGAAGCTGTCTGATGAAGAGATTCGCCTAATTCGTGAAGTACAAGGTAACCTAGAGGTTGTTTCGAGGCCATTTGACAAAGTCGCTGATAAAGTCGGTATATCCGTTGATGAATTACTAGACTATTTGATACGATATAAAGAGACGGGTCATATGCGCAGATTTGCTGCTGTACTCCATCATCGTCAAGCAGGATTTCAAGTTAACACCATGGGAGTTTGGGCAGTGCCAGAGGAGCGCATAGACGAAGTCGGACAAACATTAGCTAAATTCTCAGCCGTTAGCCATTGCTATAGAAGACCTAGCTATCCAGACTGGCCGTACAACGTATTTACGATGATTCATGGCCGTGACCGAGAAGACTGTGAAAACATATTACAGGATATGGCGAACACAGTGGATATTCATGAGCGTAGCGCCTTATACTCTTTGAGAGAGTTTAAGAAAATAAGAGTTACATATTTTGCTCAAGATATTCAGGATTGGGAAGATAAACATATTAAATAG
- the hemC gene encoding hydroxymethylbilane synthase, translated as MRKIIIGSRKSELALTQTNWVIAQLSKLNLPVEFEVKKIVTKGDKILDVTLSKVGGKGLFVKEIEQALLDGEIDIAVHSMKDMPAEMPEGLVIGATTVREDVRDALVTKDNQYTMDTLPEGARIGTSSLRRSAQLLNMRPDLEITSIRGNVGTRINKIDEMDLAGIILACAGLNRLGQSQQITEAIDATICVPAVGQGALGIQCRADDKEVLDLLNHLNHVPTEQAVLAERSFLKQLEGGCQVPIGAYGTWDGEQVTLTGMVAKIDGSKVLKHTLTGKDPVALGVEVAALLKAEGAAEILEEAKEIANV; from the coding sequence ATGAGAAAAATTATTATTGGTAGTAGAAAGAGCGAATTGGCACTAACACAGACAAACTGGGTAATAGCTCAACTTAGCAAACTGAACTTGCCGGTAGAATTTGAAGTAAAGAAAATTGTCACTAAGGGAGATAAAATCCTAGACGTTACCCTTTCAAAGGTTGGCGGTAAAGGTCTATTTGTCAAAGAAATTGAGCAGGCATTACTTGATGGGGAAATTGATATTGCTGTTCATAGTATGAAGGATATGCCTGCAGAAATGCCGGAGGGTCTTGTGATTGGTGCAACTACTGTTCGCGAAGACGTGAGGGACGCCTTAGTTACTAAGGACAACCAGTACACGATGGATACTTTACCAGAAGGTGCTCGCATTGGAACAAGCAGCTTGCGTAGAAGTGCACAGCTATTGAATATGCGTCCTGACCTAGAAATCACATCTATTCGTGGAAACGTAGGCACTCGTATTAACAAAATCGATGAAATGGATTTAGCAGGAATTATATTAGCATGTGCGGGGTTAAACCGCTTAGGTCAATCACAGCAAATCACAGAGGCCATTGACGCTACTATCTGTGTGCCAGCAGTTGGCCAAGGAGCATTAGGCATTCAATGCCGTGCTGATGATAAGGAAGTATTAGATTTATTAAACCATCTTAATCATGTACCGACTGAACAGGCAGTACTTGCAGAGCGTTCATTCTTGAAGCAATTAGAAGGTGGCTGCCAAGTACCAATTGGAGCATACGGCACATGGGATGGCGAGCAGGTAACACTAACGGGTATGGTTGCAAAAATAGATGGATCGAAGGTGCTTAAGCATACACTAACAGGTAAAGATCCAGTAGCATTAGGAGTCGAAGTAGCTGCACTATTAAAAGCAGAGGGAGCAGCAGAGATACTAGAGGAAGCAAAGGAGATTGCCAATGTCTAA
- a CDS encoding LysM peptidoglycan-binding domain-containing protein, which yields MKSNVFEIQFQDELEVTGPGVDSITEIDLIPKVELREDDYMYTLTGMLLLKGKYKPVMKSTPTDIKSGVNQPWLAKPEASEEKLDKAFPVRVMIPAERIEVKDQVKVNVEDVRTVIKDEGIIQIECRIIVEGINQQLDTNQQLESNQQQQANQDSNHNDNYYNPNIDANAFIRDSDNHQVDSNTGATEDDWKQDFSQKRWAFPWYNNNENQSDFSASEAQALQQSAPQPTPQSVPTNTPAYKPYSFLEDQAQRAEQQYDDQASKLRKEMLARQEQASKQVEEQSQQEAEAKKKAAEEQSQKEAEAKKKAAEEQAKKEVEAKKKAAEEQAQQETEAAASVAAQASQQTNEQEATDYVAAEKEITEGKLQANNQAASENQASKDQAEDQAEDQAEDQASEQLVSEDQANDSEVSDQEQEMEEILETPLKVKVRFSKIGTKDLVKKEVVAEGEEGGEATDEAPTKSAWWKAWNSEEKFTPVKYYVIQEDDDINKIVETYKISRLELLSANKQLEDGEWRAGMRIRIPSA from the coding sequence ATGAAATCGAATGTATTCGAGATCCAGTTTCAAGATGAATTGGAGGTAACCGGTCCAGGTGTCGATTCAATTACTGAAATAGATCTGATTCCTAAGGTTGAACTAAGAGAAGATGATTATATGTATACACTAACTGGTATGCTCTTATTAAAGGGGAAATACAAGCCTGTTATGAAATCAACGCCGACAGACATTAAGTCAGGTGTAAATCAACCATGGCTAGCAAAACCAGAAGCTAGCGAAGAAAAGCTAGATAAGGCATTTCCTGTGCGAGTAATGATTCCTGCTGAACGGATAGAAGTTAAGGATCAAGTGAAGGTGAATGTTGAGGATGTTAGAACTGTAATTAAAGACGAGGGTATAATTCAGATTGAATGTAGGATTATAGTGGAAGGAATTAATCAGCAACTAGATACCAATCAACAGCTAGAATCAAACCAACAGCAGCAAGCTAATCAGGATAGTAATCATAATGATAATTATTACAATCCTAATATAGATGCTAATGCCTTTATTAGGGACTCAGACAACCATCAGGTTGATTCGAACACAGGCGCTACTGAGGACGACTGGAAACAAGACTTCTCCCAAAAGCGCTGGGCGTTCCCATGGTATAACAATAATGAAAACCAATCTGACTTTTCGGCGTCAGAAGCGCAAGCATTACAACAATCAGCACCACAGCCAACTCCACAGTCAGTACCAACAAACACACCAGCATATAAACCGTACTCATTTTTAGAAGATCAAGCACAACGAGCTGAACAGCAATATGATGATCAGGCAAGCAAGTTGCGTAAGGAAATGCTAGCACGTCAAGAGCAGGCTAGCAAACAAGTTGAAGAACAGTCCCAGCAGGAAGCAGAAGCTAAGAAAAAGGCTGCTGAAGAACAGTCCCAGAAAGAAGCGGAGGCTAAAAAGAAGGCCGCTGAGGAACAAGCTAAAAAGGAAGTAGAAGCTAAGAAAAAAGCTGCTGAAGAACAGGCTCAGCAGGAAACGGAAGCAGCAGCGTCTGTAGCAGCCCAAGCTAGCCAGCAAACTAACGAACAAGAAGCTACTGATTACGTAGCTGCAGAGAAAGAGATTACTGAAGGTAAGCTGCAAGCTAACAATCAAGCAGCAAGTGAAAACCAAGCAAGCAAAGACCAAGCTGAAGACCAAGCTGAAGACCAAGCTGAAGACCAAGCTAGTGAACAACTGGTAAGTGAAGATCAAGCTAATGATAGTGAAGTCAGCGATCAAGAACAAGAAATGGAGGAGATTTTAGAGACTCCATTAAAAGTGAAGGTTCGTTTTTCGAAAATAGGAACTAAGGACTTGGTGAAGAAAGAAGTAGTAGCTGAAGGCGAAGAAGGCGGAGAAGCAACAGATGAAGCTCCTACGAAATCAGCATGGTGGAAGGCTTGGAATAGTGAGGAGAAGTTTACACCAGTTAAATACTATGTAATTCAAGAAGATGATGATATCAATAAAATCGTTGAAACCTATAAAATTAGCAGACTAGAGCTGCTAAGTGCTAACAAACAGCTAGAAGATGGTGAGTGGAGAGCAGGAATGAGAATTAGAATCCCTTCTGCTTGA
- the hemB gene encoding porphobilinogen synthase, protein MEPFQRHRRLRKTAAMRSLVRENIVTTDDLIYPIFVVHGNKQKNEVPSMPGVFHLSIDMLEAEVRELEQLDIKSVILFGLPAEKDYISSEAYAADGIVQQAIRRIKDLAPDMLVVTDVCLCQYNPLGHCGLVEDGYVTNDNSLELIAKVAVSHAEAGADIVAPSDMMDGRVYAIRNALDDNGFVDVPIMSYAVKYASAYYGPFRDAADSKPQFGDRKTYQMDPANVREAIREAQTDIEEGADFLMVKPALAYMDVIKELKQSFDLPVAAYNVSGEYSMIKAAAQNGWIDEQAVVMETMIGFKRSGADIILTYFAKDIAKWLKESK, encoded by the coding sequence ATGGAACCATTTCAAAGACATAGAAGATTAAGAAAAACTGCTGCAATGCGTAGCTTAGTCAGAGAAAATATTGTTACTACAGACGATTTAATTTATCCGATTTTTGTGGTGCATGGCAATAAGCAAAAGAATGAAGTGCCATCAATGCCTGGAGTATTCCATCTATCAATTGACATGCTAGAGGCAGAGGTGCGTGAGCTAGAGCAATTAGATATTAAATCTGTTATTCTGTTTGGTTTGCCAGCAGAAAAGGACTATATTAGCTCGGAAGCCTACGCAGCGGATGGTATTGTACAGCAGGCAATTCGTAGAATCAAAGACCTTGCTCCAGACATGCTAGTGGTGACAGATGTTTGCCTATGCCAATACAATCCATTAGGACATTGTGGTCTTGTAGAAGACGGCTATGTAACTAACGACAACTCACTAGAATTAATAGCAAAGGTTGCAGTATCCCATGCAGAAGCAGGGGCTGATATTGTAGCCCCTTCAGATATGATGGATGGTCGTGTGTATGCAATCCGTAATGCCTTAGATGATAATGGATTTGTTGACGTACCGATTATGTCCTATGCTGTTAAATACGCGTCAGCTTACTATGGTCCTTTCCGTGATGCTGCTGATTCAAAACCGCAGTTTGGTGACCGTAAAACTTATCAGATGGATCCAGCTAATGTTAGAGAAGCGATTCGCGAAGCCCAAACAGATATTGAAGAGGGTGCGGATTTCTTAATGGTTAAGCCAGCATTAGCGTATATGGACGTTATTAAAGAGTTAAAGCAAAGCTTTGATTTGCCTGTAGCGGCCTATAACGTAAGCGGAGAATATTCAATGATTAAGGCGGCTGCCCAAAACGGTTGGATAGACGAACAGGCTGTAGTCATGGAGACTATGATTGGGTTTAAGCGCTCAGGTGCAGATATAATTCTAACCTATTTCGCAAAAGATATAGCTAAATGGTTAAAAGAAAGCAAATAA
- the hemL gene encoding glutamate-1-semialdehyde 2,1-aminomutase, with translation MIRPNSAKAFEEAKKVIPGGVNSPVRAFSAMGTHPVFFKEAKGSKFTDVDGNEYIDYVGSWGPLILGHSHPEVVAAIKEYADKGTSYGAPTELETEMAKLVIDILPSVEMVRMVSSGTEAVMSALRLARGYTKRNKIIKFEGCFHGHADSMLIKAGSGVATLGLPNSPGVPESVATHTLTVPYNDEESLKLAFEKYGDDIAGVILEPVAGNMGLVTPKPGYLEFIRKITKDYGALLIFDEVMCGFRVHYNGAQALYNIDPDITCLGKVIGGGMPVGAYAGKREIMEHIAPAGTIYQAGTLSGNPLAMIAGYTTLKILGQPGVFEGLVEKTKRLATGIEKNAKDLGIPYYADQLGSMFCLYFNENEVYDYQTAAKSDLERFAKYYRNLLEEGVYIAPSQFESCFMSTVHSDEDIDRTIEATYNAMKRL, from the coding sequence GTGATTAGACCAAACTCTGCAAAAGCTTTTGAAGAAGCAAAGAAGGTTATACCAGGTGGTGTAAACAGTCCAGTTCGTGCATTTAGCGCTATGGGTACACACCCAGTTTTTTTCAAGGAAGCTAAAGGTTCTAAGTTTACTGATGTCGATGGGAACGAGTACATAGACTACGTAGGTTCATGGGGACCACTTATATTAGGTCATAGCCATCCAGAAGTAGTAGCAGCCATCAAAGAGTATGCAGACAAAGGAACAAGCTACGGAGCCCCAACAGAATTAGAAACAGAAATGGCAAAGCTAGTAATTGATATCTTGCCATCAGTTGAAATGGTACGCATGGTTAGCTCAGGCACTGAAGCTGTTATGAGCGCATTGCGCCTAGCTCGTGGTTATACAAAGCGTAATAAAATTATTAAATTCGAAGGCTGTTTCCACGGACACGCTGACAGCATGTTAATTAAAGCTGGTTCAGGAGTTGCAACCCTTGGCTTACCGAATAGTCCAGGAGTACCTGAGAGCGTAGCAACCCATACACTTACGGTGCCATATAACGATGAGGAAAGCTTAAAGCTCGCCTTTGAGAAGTACGGTGACGATATTGCGGGAGTTATCCTGGAGCCAGTGGCAGGGAACATGGGATTAGTAACTCCTAAGCCAGGCTATCTAGAATTTATCCGTAAAATAACGAAAGACTATGGTGCATTACTAATATTTGATGAAGTAATGTGTGGCTTCCGTGTCCACTATAATGGAGCACAGGCCCTATACAACATTGACCCAGACATAACCTGTTTAGGAAAAGTAATCGGTGGTGGAATGCCAGTTGGAGCATACGCTGGTAAACGTGAAATCATGGAGCATATAGCACCAGCAGGAACAATTTATCAAGCAGGAACTCTATCAGGAAATCCATTAGCTATGATTGCGGGATACACAACCCTGAAAATCCTCGGTCAGCCAGGGGTGTTTGAAGGCTTAGTGGAGAAGACTAAGCGCCTAGCTACTGGGATTGAAAAAAATGCTAAGGACCTAGGAATTCCATATTATGCTGACCAGCTAGGCTCTATGTTCTGTCTATACTTTAATGAGAATGAAGTCTACGACTATCAGACAGCAGCTAAATCAGATTTAGAGCGCTTTGCTAAATACTACCGTAACCTATTAGAAGAAGGGGTATATATTGCACCTTCACAGTTCGAATCCTGCTTTATGTCAACTGTCCACTCCGATGAAGATATCGATAGGACAATCGAAGCAACCTACAATGCGATGAAAAGACTATAA
- a CDS encoding precorrin-2 dehydrogenase/sirohydrochlorin ferrochelatase family protein has translation MERFYPIFLRIKDKLCVVVGGGNVAERKVMTLLEDGAKVKVISPDITKTLSALAEAGEVEWKPRYYEVGDLLGAFLVYAATNSQEVNQQVYTDAQKHSILVNTIDNQELCDFIVPSRIDKGKLQICISTSGASPALAKQIREELEEHFCDEYQMFLDWMQQLREWLLKNEPDEQTRRQIFKQAVQSPILELLREQRIEEARAIIHSYTKELILTDQCGCN, from the coding sequence ATGGAGAGATTTTACCCGATATTTTTAAGAATTAAGGACAAACTATGTGTCGTTGTTGGCGGTGGTAATGTCGCTGAACGTAAAGTCATGACCTTACTTGAGGATGGAGCTAAGGTAAAAGTTATTAGTCCAGATATTACGAAAACCTTATCAGCTTTAGCTGAAGCGGGAGAGGTAGAGTGGAAGCCTAGGTATTATGAAGTGGGTGACTTACTCGGCGCATTCCTAGTATATGCAGCTACCAACTCACAGGAAGTTAATCAGCAGGTATACACAGATGCCCAAAAGCACTCTATTTTAGTAAATACTATAGATAACCAGGAGCTATGTGATTTTATTGTTCCTTCAAGAATTGACAAAGGCAAGCTACAGATTTGTATTTCAACCTCAGGTGCTAGTCCTGCATTAGCGAAGCAAATTCGCGAAGAGCTTGAAGAACACTTCTGTGATGAATACCAAATGTTTTTAGACTGGATGCAGCAGCTGCGAGAATGGTTGTTGAAAAATGAGCCAGATGAACAAACGCGCAGACAAATTTTCAAACAGGCTGTTCAATCCCCTATTTTAGAGTTGCTGCGTGAACAGCGCATCGAAGAAGCAAGAGCAATTATACATTCATATACAAAAGAACTGATTCTAACTGACCAATGTGGCTGCAACTAG
- a CDS encoding cytochrome C assembly family protein: MLLSDYAWLYIVMIVIYALSVTLYFYDFIQSNKKANRLAFGLLVVVWIFQTVFFHMRMKEIGQIPILTLFETLFFYSWMLVTLSLIINYLYKVDLLVFMANAVGFAIVVLNLFVSRQADPGVNELLQGDLLVVHIIFAFISYGLFFISFLFSCLYLLQVRMLKNKQVFSNLYRKIPPLDKLDKFSYLLALIAFPVLLISLVLGTIWAYMNSIYIWTDVKFIISSLVLIVYGVYLHRRVALGWQGRKLAILNMLGFAFIIFNYFLSRWVSSFHHWV; encoded by the coding sequence ATGCTTTTAAGTGATTATGCATGGCTTTATATTGTAATGATAGTCATATACGCTTTAAGTGTTACATTATATTTTTATGATTTTATCCAAAGCAATAAAAAAGCCAACCGTCTAGCCTTTGGTTTACTAGTCGTAGTTTGGATATTCCAAACTGTGTTTTTCCACATGCGTATGAAGGAAATTGGACAAATACCTATTTTGACACTTTTTGAAACTCTGTTTTTCTACTCGTGGATGCTAGTTACATTAAGTCTTATAATTAATTATTTATATAAAGTTGATTTACTTGTGTTTATGGCAAACGCCGTAGGATTCGCAATTGTAGTTCTGAATTTATTTGTCAGCAGACAGGCTGATCCTGGAGTTAACGAATTGCTGCAAGGTGATTTGTTAGTCGTTCATATAATATTTGCGTTTATTAGCTATGGGCTATTTTTTATATCATTTTTGTTTTCGTGTTTGTATTTGTTACAGGTACGAATGCTAAAAAACAAGCAGGTATTTTCTAACCTGTATAGAAAAATCCCACCGCTAGATAAACTAGATAAGTTTTCATACTTACTAGCACTTATAGCGTTTCCTGTATTACTAATATCCTTGGTATTAGGGACGATTTGGGCTTATATGAACAGTATTTATATTTGGACAGATGTGAAATTTATTATTAGTAGCTTAGTGCTAATAGTATATGGTGTTTATTTACACCGACGTGTGGCACTTGGGTGGCAGGGACGTAAGCTAGCAATATTAAACATGCTAGGTTTTGCTTTTATTATCTTTAATTACTTCCTCTCTAGGTGGGTATCATCCTTCCACCATTGGGTTTAG